One Herbaspirillum rubrisubalbicans genomic window carries:
- a CDS encoding LON peptidase substrate-binding domain-containing protein yields the protein MPAAPATPRPPISAQTIPLFPLASTLFPQGRLPLQIFEVRYLDMIRKCIAEGSSFGVVALTDGSEVRRPGQTERFVGVGTVARIQEWSTPSPGLMRIACLGSERFRILQAEQQKHGLWTAQVEMMEADRAVTVPDELRNTAQALENLLQSVLRQGLPDSEVPIAAPYQLDDCGWVANRWAEMMPISVNLKQSLLALDNPLLRLELVQDALDELGWLK from the coding sequence ATGCCTGCTGCCCCCGCCACGCCGCGCCCACCGATCTCGGCCCAGACCATCCCGCTGTTCCCGCTGGCCAGCACGCTCTTTCCGCAAGGGCGGCTGCCGCTGCAGATCTTCGAGGTGCGCTACCTGGACATGATCCGCAAGTGCATCGCCGAGGGCAGCAGCTTTGGCGTGGTGGCCCTGACGGATGGATCGGAAGTACGGCGGCCCGGCCAGACCGAGCGCTTCGTCGGCGTGGGCACGGTGGCGCGCATCCAGGAATGGAGCACGCCCTCCCCCGGCCTGATGCGCATTGCCTGTCTCGGCAGTGAACGTTTCCGTATCCTGCAGGCCGAGCAGCAAAAGCACGGGCTGTGGACGGCACAGGTGGAGATGATGGAAGCCGACCGCGCCGTGACGGTGCCCGATGAATTGCGCAATACCGCACAGGCGCTGGAGAACCTGCTGCAATCGGTACTGCGCCAAGGCTTGCCGGACAGCGAAGTGCCCATCGCCGCGCCTTACCAGCTCGATGACTGCGGCTGGGTCGCCAACCGCTGGGCCGAGATGATGCCCATTTCCGTGAACCTCAAGCAGAGCCTGCTGGCGCTGGACAATCCGCTGCTGCGGCTGGAACTGGTGCAGGATGCCTTGGATGAGCTGGGTTGGTTGAAATAG
- a CDS encoding MarC family protein, whose amino-acid sequence MLILFLKAVLLIPVTLLPILNPLGIAPVFANLLGNVSRSTEKRIARQVAINCWFMLVAAIFIGSHVLTFFGISLPIVRVGGGLLVAVSGWKLLNDNSQDSAIPTQVAKSYDEDLPDEEIKARSFYPMSFPLTVGPGTIAASITLGANTPTRLLDWVISVGSAALGAALTALVIFLCYNYAHKLVNLMGRLGTMVVLRLSAFILLCIGIQIFWSGMAALLAEAGISGVAP is encoded by the coding sequence ATGCTCATCCTCTTTCTCAAGGCCGTCCTGCTGATCCCGGTCACGCTGCTGCCCATCCTCAATCCCCTGGGCATCGCGCCGGTGTTCGCCAACCTCCTGGGCAATGTCAGTCGCAGCACCGAAAAGCGCATCGCGCGCCAGGTCGCCATCAATTGCTGGTTCATGCTGGTGGCGGCGATCTTCATCGGCTCGCACGTGCTGACCTTCTTCGGCATCTCGCTGCCCATCGTGCGGGTGGGCGGTGGCCTGCTGGTGGCGGTGTCGGGCTGGAAGCTGCTGAACGACAATAGCCAGGACAGCGCTATTCCCACCCAGGTGGCCAAGTCCTATGACGAAGACCTGCCCGATGAAGAAATCAAGGCGCGCAGCTTCTATCCGATGAGCTTCCCCTTGACCGTCGGCCCTGGCACCATCGCCGCCTCCATCACCCTGGGCGCCAACACGCCCACGCGCCTGCTGGATTGGGTGATTTCGGTAGGTAGCGCCGCCCTGGGCGCTGCACTGACCGCGCTGGTGATCTTCCTTTGCTACAACTATGCGCACAAGCTGGTCAACCTGATGGGCCGCCTGGGCACCATGGTGGTGCTGCGGCTATCGGCCTTCATCCTGCTGTGTATCGGGATCCAGATCTTCTGGTCGGGCATGGCGGCCTTGCTGGCCGAGGCGGGAATCAGTGGCGTGGCGCCGTGA